In one Silene latifolia isolate original U9 population chromosome 10, ASM4854445v1, whole genome shotgun sequence genomic region, the following are encoded:
- the LOC141607436 gene encoding uncharacterized protein LOC141607436 yields MVAFTEECFEMLQSRSPPKLKDLWRFSIPCTIGPLAIDNALCDLGASMTNRSIKCPMGVLEDVPVRVGKLSIPVDFIVIDMAEDSRVPIILGRPFLHTAGAVIDVRHGSLTFNIVDDTITFSLDKASRPPDLKASCHMINAINHTIDECLALCLDKNQSEAPVVASGP; encoded by the exons ATGGTCGCCTTTACTGAAGAGTGCTTTGAGATGTTGCAATCCCGTTCaccacctaagcttaaggatctATGGAGGttttctattccttgtactaTTGGTCCATTAGCTATTGATAatgctctttgtgatttaggagcgagt ATGACTAACAGATCTATTAAGTGCCCTAtgggtgtcttagaagatgtgccaGTTAGAGTAGGGAAATTGTCCATCCCAGTTGACTTTATAGTGATAGACATGGCTGAGGATTCTCGAGTTCCTATCATTCTAGGACGACCATTTTTGCATACAGCTGGGGCAGTCATAGATGTTAGGCATGGGAGTCTTACATTCAATATTGTAGATGACACTATCACTTTTAGTCTTGATAAGGCATCACGCCCTCCTGACttaaaagcttcttgtcatatgattaatgctaTTAACCATACTATTGATGAATGCCTTGCTTTGTGTTTAGACAAGAATCAGTCTGAAGCCCCTGTTGTTGCGTCAGGACCATAG
- the LOC141607437 gene encoding uncharacterized protein LOC141607437, which produces MWEVLDATVLQWIYATVNNDLLETIVEEESTVMECWNRLRDIFLDNQNSRAVTQDQEFYHTSMSNFPTAAAYCQNLKTLVDQLKNVEGPVSNNPLVLQLVSGLTEAYNGVGTIIRQSKPLPQFYRARSMLTLEEAGFAKSAATTASQAMYAKSSSVGSSILGPPPAPSQGKNKNNGNKKKGKNGKGNGGNTRSSNSSGSGGGNTAAPTPSPAPWQGMGYGGWRWPQSPWAYPPCPYPTAPWSRPPGIARPPFVPRQQAYTAENPPTPTDIEAAMYTLGINPHDLRWFMDTGATSHMTSDAGTLTSFVNSSINNGILVGSGQTIPINGFGNSNLHNKQHSFTLKNVLHVPKIVKNLASVRKFTIDNSVTVEFDPLGFCVKDYKTRRRLMRYDSQGDLYLVMSSSVPTHQASSFIALTPSV; this is translated from the coding sequence ATGTGGGAGGTTCTTGATGCTACGGTCCTCCAATGGATCTACGCAACGGTCAATAATGACCTTCTCGAGACCATTGTAGAGGAGGAATCCACTGTAATGGAGTGTTGGAACCGGTTACGAGATATTTTTCTCGATAATCAAAATTCGCGGGCTGTGACTCAGGATCAAGAGTTCTATCATACCTCCATGTCGAATTTTCCTACCGCCGCCGCCTACTGCCAAAATCTTAAAACCCTCGTTGATCAATTGAAAAACGTCGAGGGTCCGGTCTCTAATAATCCACTAGTTCTTCAGTTGGTTTCTGGTTTAACAGAGGCATATAATGGTGTCGGTACAATTATCAGGCAATCGAAACCTTTACCTCAATTCTATCGTGCTCGTTCAATGCTCACCCTTGAAGAAGCCGGTTTCGCCAAAAGCGCCGCCACTACTGCATCTCAGGCAATGTACGCGAAATCCAGCAGTGTTGGGTCCTCTATTTTAGGCCCACCACCAGCGCCGTCTCAGGGTAAGAATAAGAATAATGGGAACAAGAAGAAAGGCAAGAATGGGAAAGGTAATGGTGGTAATACGCGTTCCTCCAACTCGAGTGGTTCTGGCGGTGGTAATACAGCTGCTCCCACTCCGTCTCCTGCACCCTGGCAAGGGATGGGATATGGCGGTTGGCGCTGGCCTCAATCACCTTGGGCTTACCCTCCATGTCCCTATCCTACTGCCCCCTGGTCGCGTCCTCCTGGAATAGCCAGACCGCCGTTTGTGCCTCGGCAACAGGCTTATACTGCTGAGAATCCGCCAACTCCGACTGACATTGAAGCTGCAATGTATACTTTGGGAATTAATCCTCATGATCTACGCTGGTTCATGGATACGGGAGCAACTTCTCACATGACATCGGATGCAGGTACTCTCACTTCTTTTGTTAATTCTAGCATTAATAATGGTATCCTTGTTGGAAGTGGCCAGACTATACCAATTAACGGATTCGGAAACTCTAACCTACATAATAAACAACATTCGTTTACTCTTAAAAATGTCCTCCATGTGCCGAAAATTGTCAAAAACCTAGCCTCTGTTAGAAAATTCACCATAGACAATTCCGTCACTGTAGAATTTGACCCACTTGGTTTTTGTGTGAAGGATTACAAGACGAGGAGGCGTCTCATGAGATATGATAGTCAAGGAGACCTATATCTTGTTATGTCGTCATCAGTTCCGACCCACCAAGCGTCGTCGTTTATTGCACTTACACCGTCAGTATAG